A window of Scophthalmus maximus strain ysfricsl-2021 chromosome 10, ASM2237912v1, whole genome shotgun sequence contains these coding sequences:
- the dact2 gene encoding dapper homolog 2 has translation MLSRKGSCLGTMSAAAGVDRGRVGERLQAALAGLQELHLLKDRQGHMVSWALRMDREEPATSVHAGPEGPGAMGAEEQRLEATLTALKQQLSRLRKQDVGLKSHLQQLDQQISELKLDVSKASTEQLESDSRPSSGFYELSDGGSCSLSNSCTSVYSECLSSSQTSLLLLPLSPANTHISPPSQVDVFRRRSADETTTQPNPPRATGLHLGSSRIRASTAGTEQARPRPVSTGDLDRMMAQGPSYFKSGDAKKPSMYPNLRTSTVDPKFQSNLVTRSGTEVYHYPSPLHAVALQSPIFSNGGNPATPGLLQGLGMNGSDTLQRAKMGYETKTLGYIDKLLQRSLSKIQSDTGTETVYTHGDFHRKPTEVVTGLHEVSQKEVCMLKPLQALTPNLIQLDSDQKRHCMIYSSQEQADNTNHKQSARNQEVSYRYSYPVAIQEYSSDEVTTSTLRKNGKPQGEYASVEKSHSERRCGDNGKDQERKSHRQRPVMAHSSSTEESQSFEVHAGLTASPEFVHAKFVPAGSQRVKVRQADRKTKAVKLRRKGSDKSRAMRQQHGYSSGERTKEASGVTKGEQRRPGKGKVTQKFTTCHTEERRQGSGSDSSHYSPGVMYTHKVHPKPHPIPAVTKSSKTRRLQCVEYEQPTEQRKRRQGAAKWQSEVEMFQASCAQRQRSKEPHAQAPGSMQMVRSMSAKPGQWIGTPRPFQTSMSSNSFLHNLNARYPEAPFRMSSLYPPRCESEYSAECASLFHSTIAESTEGEMSDNTTNRFGDSESSQSSQSFSDSDSSLSLDEEDQVDRHEEEGGLVWAEVALGPTAAGRPLQQLPRPEPSACRIKASRALKKKIRRFQPASLKVMTLV, from the exons ATGCTGAGCAGGAAGGGGTCTTGCTTGGGCACGATGAGTGCCGCAGCCGGAGTGGACCGCGGCAGGGTGGGCGAGAGGCTGCAGgctgctctggccgggctgcAGGAGCTCCATCTGCTGAAGGACAGACAGGGCCACATGGTGAGCTGGGCACTGAGGATGGACCGAGAGGAGCCGGCCACTTCCGTCCACGCCGGTCCGGAGGGCCCCGGTGCGATGGGGGCGGAGGAGCAGCGGCTCGAGGCGACCCTGACAGCCCTGAAGCAACAGCTG TCTCGTCTTCGGAAACAGGATGTAGGCCTGAAGTCTCACTTGCAGCAGCTGGACCAACAGATCAGTGAGCTTAAGCTGGATGTAAGCAAGGCCTCCACGGAGCAGCTGGAGAGTGACAGCAGGCCAAGTTCAG GTTTTTATGAGCTCAGCGACGGTGGCTCCTGCTCCCTGTCTAACTCCTGCACCTCCGTGTACAGCGAATGTCTGTCATCTTCCCAGACAagccttctcctccttcccctgaGCCCTGCTAACACCCACATTAGCCCTCCATCACAAGTTGATGTCTTCCGTCGCCGTTCTGCCGACGAGACCACGACCCAGCCCAACCCTCCACGGGCCACAGGCCTCCACCTGGGCAGCAGCAGGATCCGAGCGAGCACTGCAGGCACCGAGCAGGCACGTCCAAGACCCGTGTCAACAG GTGATCTTGATAGGATGATGGCTCAAGGACCAAGCTACTTCAAATCTGGGGATGCAAAGAAACCTTCCATGTACCCAAACCTGAGAACCTCCACAGTGGACCCCAAGTTTCAGAGCAACCTGGTGACCCGCAGTGGCACTGAAGTGTATCATTACCCCAGCCCCTTGCATGCTGTGGCTCTCCAGAGCCCAATATTTTCCAATGGAGGCAATCCAGCCACACCTGGACTCCTACAGGGCCTAGGAATGAATGGTTCTGACACCCTTCAGAGGGCAAAAATGGGCTATGAGACCAAAACCCTGGGCTATATTGACAAGCTCCTCCAGCGAAGCTTGAGCAAAATACAGAGTGACACAGGCACAGAGACTGTATACACACACGGTGACTTCCACAGGAAGCCCACTGAAGTTGTTACTGGGCTTCATGAAGTATCTCAGAAAGAGGTGTGTATGTTGAAGCCTCTTCAAGCTCTGACCCCAAACCTGATCCAACTAGATAGCGACCAGAAGAGACACTGCATGATATACTCCAGCCAAGAACAAGCTGATAACACAAACCACAAACAGTCAGCAAGAAATCAAGAGGTTTCATACCGGTACTCCTATCCTGTTGCCATTCAGGAGTACAGCTCTGATGAGGTCACCACTTCAACCCTCAGGAAGAATGGTAAGCCCCAAGGAGAATATGCAAGTGTAGAGAAAAGCCAttcagagaggagatgtggggATAATGGAAAAGACCAAGAGAGGAAGAGCCATAGACAAAGACCAGTGATGGCCCACAGCTCCAGCACAGAGGAGAGTCAAAGCTTCGAGGTTCATGCTGGTCTCACAGCTTCCCCTGAGTTTGTCCATGCCAAATTCGTCCCAGCTGGATCCCAGAGGGTCAAGGTGAGACAGGCAGACCGTAAAACCAAAGCCGTGAAGCTGAGAAGAAAAGGCAGTGATAAGTCTCGAGCAATGAGGCAGCAACATGGATACTCCTCTGGTGAAAGGACCAAAGAGGCCAGTGGTGTAACCAAGGGGGAACAGAGAAGGCCCGGAAAGGGAAAAGTGACCCAGAAATTTACCACCTGTCACACAGAGGAGCGCAGACAGGGCTCAGGCTCTGACTCCAGCCACTATAGCCCAGGAGTCATGTACACCCATAAGGTCCATCCTAAACCACATCCCATCCCCGCTGTCACAAAGTCCAGCAAAACCCGAAGACTTCAGTGCGTGGAGTATGAGCAGCCTAcagaacagaggaagaggaggcagggagcTGCCAAGTGGCAGTCTGAAGTGGAGATGTTCCAGGCCTCATGTGCTCAGCGTCAGAGGTCAAAAGAGCCCCATGCTCAGGCACCAGGGAGCATGCAGATGGTTCGCAGTATGAGTGCCAAGCCAGGCCAGTGGATTGGAACTCCTCGTCCCTTCCAAACCTCCATGTCCTCTAACTCTTTCCTCCATAACCTTAATGCCAGATACCCTGAAGCACCTTTCCGCATGTCTAGCCTCTACCCACCCAGGTGTGAGTCTGAGTATTCAGCTGAATGCGCCTCTCTGTTTCACTCCACCATTGCTGAAAGCACAGAGGGGGAGATGAGTGACAACACCACCAACCGCTTTGGAGATAGCGAGTCCAGCCAGAGCTCTCAGTCCTTCTCAGACTCCGACAGCAGTCTGTCTTTGGACGAGGAGGACCAGGTGGACagacacgaggaggagggaggcctgGTGTGGGCTGAGGTTGCTCTGGGGCCCACTGCTGCTGGAAGGCCCCTCCAGCAGCTCCCACGCCCCGAGCCATCAGCCTGCCGGATCAAAGCTTCCCGAGCCCTGAAGAAGAAAATTCGTCGGTTCCAGCCTGCCTCCCTGAAGGTCATGACCCTTGTATAG